From a region of the Triticum aestivum cultivar Chinese Spring chromosome 7D, IWGSC CS RefSeq v2.1, whole genome shotgun sequence genome:
- the LOC123169675 gene encoding probable LRR receptor-like serine/threonine-protein kinase At3g47570: MGKRRKALEMYYTINGRRSSMFPVLVLLLLSYVLQPALSSSVQALERLFQHTTDRDTLLAFKSSLSNQPDVLAAWNTTSDFCRWPGVVCGAKHTDRVTVLNLSLEGLVGPIIPSIGNLTFLKILDLSLNHLHGEIPSQIGHLSRLRYLDLSNNSLHGDMNAGLKNCTSLQSINLGSNLLTGEIPSWLGGLSSLRTIILQKMSSMFPVLVLLLLSYVLQPALSSSVQALEQLFQHTTDMDTLLAFKSSLSNQQDVLAAWNTTSDFCRWPGVVCGAKHTNRVTLRYLDLSNNSLHGDMNAGLKNCTSLQSINLGSNLLTGEIPSWLGGLSSLRTIILQKSNFTGIIPPSLANLSALEKIHLRSNQLESSIPEGLGRLGDHLPNLQYLLNNFTGSLPASLVNATKIYSLDISFNNFTGIVPPDIGKLCPDFLSLETNQLMAATAHDWKFVTFFANCTRLRLFNLQYNKLGGVLPISSTNLSSQLQILCVNHNEISGKIPSGLSNLGGLNYLQLSDNRFTGILPDSIGQLSSLQVLVFNGNRLTGFIPSSLGNLTKLLQLYAGENKFEGPLPTSLGRLQELTIATFDNNKFTGPLPKEIFNLSSLSYALDFSNNNFVGPLPPEVGFLTQIPEDMENMTSIYHLDLSFNHLVGKVPLQELRLPACPPEYTEHSLRIHHVLLAIVMPVVVGIIICCSLALIFFTIRRKQRAQSTSMRGFILVDGNYPRVSYAELLQATSCFAADNLIGKGRYGSVYKCDLLLKNMMTTVAVKVFDLQQSGSSKSFLAECEALSNIRHRNLISVITCCSSSDSNQNDFKAIVFEFMPNGSLDRWLHQDVHATQQLQGLTLMQRLNIVVDVADALDYLHNCEPPIVHCDLKPSNILLDSDLLARIGDFGLAKILLDPAAEQQINSKSSVGIRGTIGYLAPEYGEGGQVSTSGDVYSFGSVILELFTGMAPTHNMFKDGLTLQKYAKNAFPDMLMKIVDPALLSFEEAYVRSLQGGSYKMEDVCNTMFSIMEIAISCCKQASSERMCMRDAAAWMHKIRDNHVERRQNEQVIITA, from the exons ATGGGAAAAAGGAGGAAGGCGTTAGAAATGTATTACACAATCAACGGAAGAA GGTCATCGATGTTTCCTGTTCTTGTGCTGCTTCTCCTGTCATATGTACTGCAACCAGCATTGAGTTCATCTGTTCAGGCACTAGAGCGGTTGTTCCAGCATACAACTGACAGGGATACCTTGCTGGCCTTCAAGTCAAGCCTAAGCAACCAACCGGATGTCCTAGCTGCATGGAACACTACTAGTGACTTCTGCCGGTGGCCAGGTGTCGTTTGTGGCGCTAAGCACACAGACAGGGTCACGGTGCTTAACCTCTCTTTGGAGGGACTTGTTGGCCCGATAATACCTTCCATTGGGAATCTCACCTTCTTGAAAATTCTAGACCTCAGCTTGAACCATTTGCATGGTGAAATACCTTCACAAATTGGTCATCTATCTCGGTTACGATATCTTGACTTGTCCAACAACTCGCTTCATGGTGACATGAACGCTGGGTTGAAGAACTGCACCAGCCTTCAAAGCATCAATCTTGGGTCAAACTTGCTCACTGGAGAAATCCCTTCATGGCTCGGAGGCTTGTCAAGTCTCCGGACCATAATCTTGCAGAAGA TGTCATCGATGTTTCCTGTTCTTGTGCTGCTTCTCCTGTCATATGTACTGCAACCAGCATTGAGTTCATCTGTTCAGGCACTAGAGCAGTTGTTCCAGCATACAACTGACATGGATACCTTGCTGGCCTTCAAGTCAAGCCTAAGCAACCAACAGGATGTCCTAGCTGCATGGAACACTACAAGTGATTTCTGCCGGTGGCCAGGTGTCGTTTGTGGCGCTAAGCACACAAACAGGGTCACG TTACGATATCTTGACTTGTCCAACAACTCGCTTCATGGTGACATGAACGCTGGGTTGAAGAACTGCACCAGCCTTCAAAGCATCAATCTTGGGTCAAACTTGCTCACTGGAGAAATCCCTTCATGGCTCGGAGGCTTGTCAAGTCTCCGGACCATAATCTTGCAGAAGAGTAACTTCACAGGGATTATACCACCATCACTTGCCAACCTCTCAGCACTAGAAAAAATACATTTAAGATCAAACCAACTTGAGAGCTCCATCCCCGAGGGCCTTGGCAGGCTCG GGGATCACCTCCCAAATCTCCAGTACCTACTCAACAACTTTACAGGAAGCCTTCCAGCTTCTCTTGTCAATGCAACTAAGATATACTCCCTAGACATCTCATTTAACAACTTCACCGGAATAGTGCCTCCTGATATTGGCAAGCTTTGTCCAGACTTCCTCTCTCTAGAAACAAATCAGCTCATGGCAGCTACAGCTCATGATTGGAAGTTCGTCACGTTTTTCGCAAATTGCACACGTCTACGCTTGTTCAACCTCCAGTATAACAAGTTAGGTGGCGTACTGCCAATCTCTTCTACCAACCTATCATCACAACTCCAGATTCTATGTGTTAATCACAATGAGATTTCCGGAAAGATACCATCTGGGTTAAGTAATCTTGGTGGGCTAAATTATTTGCAATTATCTGACAACAGATTCACTGGTATCTTGCCGGATAGCATCGGACAGCTAAGTTCGCTACAAGTCTTAGTCTTTAACGGAAACCGGTTGACAGGATTCATTCCCTCCTCCCTTGGGAACTTGACGAAGCTATTACAACTTTACGCTGGCGAAAACAAGTTTGAGGGACCACTTCCAACAAGCCTAGGGAGACTGCAGGAGCTAACAATAGCAACCTTTGACAACAATAAGTTCACTGGTCCATTGCCTAAAGAGATCTTCAACTTGTCATCCTTGTCATATGCTCTAGATTTTTCAAATAATAATTTCGTTGGCCCTCTTCCACCAGAAGTTGGCTTCCTCACACAG ATCCCAGAGGATATGGAGAACATGACATCAATTTACCATTTAGACCTGTCCTTCAACCATCTAGTTGGCAAGGTTCCATTACAAG AATTACGTTTGCCCGCATGCCCACCAGAATACACGGAACACAGCTTACGGATACACCATGTCCTTCTAGCAATAGTAATGCCGGTTGTTGTTGGCATCATTATATGTTGTAGTTTGGCACTTATATTCTTCACAATAAGAAGGAAACAAAGGGCTCAGTCCACCAGCATGAGAGGATTCATATTGGTAGATGGAAATTACCCTAGAGTTTCTTATGCTGAATTGCTCCAAGCAACAAGCTGTTTTGCAGCAGACAATTTGATTGGTAAAGGAAGGTATGGATCTGTCTATAAGTGTGACCTGCTGCTAAAAAATATGATGACCACAGTTGCTGTGAAGGTTTTTGATCTTCAACAATCTGGATCCTCCAAAAGTTTTCTAGCCGAGTGTGAGGCACTAAGTAATATCCGCCATCGGAATTTGATTAGTGTCATCACTTGCTGCTCAAGCTCGGACTCAAACCAAAATGACTTCAAAGCCATTGTGTTTGAGTTCATGCCTAATGGGAGCCTAGACAGGTGGTTACATCAAGATGTACATGCAACACAACAACTTCAAGGCTTGACACTAATGCAGCGATTAAATATTGTCGTTGATGTTGCAGATGCACTAGATTACTTGCACAACTGCGAACCACCAATAGTTCACTGTGACTTGAAGCCAAGCAACATTCTTCTTGATAGTGATTTACTTGCTCGCATTGGGGACTTCGGCCTTGCAAAGATTCTTTTAGATCCAGCAGCTGAGCAACAAATTAATTCAAAGAGCTCGGTTGGAATAAGAGGAACAATTGGATATCTCGCTCCAG AATATGGTGAAGGTGGTCAAGTTTCTACATCTGGAGATGTATACAGCTTTGGAAGTGTCATCCTCGAGTTGTTTACAGGCATGGCACCGACGCATAACATGTTCAAAGATGGGCTGACCTTACAGAAGTATGCCAAGAATGCATTCCCAGACATGTTAATGAAGATTGTTGATCCAGCCCTACTGTCCTTTGAAGAAGCTTATGTCAGAAGTTTGCAGGGTGGAAGCTACAAAATGGAAGATGTCTGCAACACCATGTTCTCAATCATGGAAATTGCAATATCATGTTGCAAGCAAGCATCATCAGAGAGGATGTGCATGAGAGATGCAGCAGCTTGGATGCACAAGATAAGAGATAACCATGTTGAAAGAAGGCAAAATGAGCAAGTCATTATAACTGCATAG